A region of Pseudomonas saponiphila DNA encodes the following proteins:
- the istB gene encoding IS21-like element IS1474 family helper ATPase IstB, with protein sequence MMPQHTLNQLHQLRLDGMARALEEQWTLPASHSLSFDERLGLLLDRELAWRDNQRLVRLRKKAKLKYANACLEDLDRRTGRALDERLIATLASGDWIRQQHNLLLTGPTGAGKTWLACALGNQACRQGYSTLYLRTPRLLEQLRIAHGDGSFGRTLQQLAKVDVLVLDDWALAPLEEGARHDLLEVIDDRAGSRSTILTSQLPIEHWHGWINDPTLADAILDRLVHNAYRLTMKGESLRRKKAEEQAAS encoded by the coding sequence ATGATGCCGCAACACACCCTGAATCAACTGCACCAGCTACGCCTGGACGGCATGGCCCGCGCCCTGGAAGAGCAATGGACGCTGCCGGCCAGCCACAGCCTGAGCTTCGATGAACGCCTCGGCCTACTGCTCGACCGCGAACTGGCCTGGCGTGACAACCAGCGCCTGGTACGGCTGCGCAAGAAGGCCAAGCTCAAGTACGCCAACGCCTGCCTGGAAGATCTCGACCGCCGCACCGGACGCGCCCTGGACGAGCGTCTGATCGCCACCCTGGCCAGTGGCGACTGGATCCGCCAGCAGCACAACCTGCTGCTGACCGGCCCGACCGGTGCCGGCAAAACCTGGCTGGCCTGCGCCCTGGGCAACCAGGCCTGCCGCCAGGGCTATAGCACCCTGTACCTGCGCACCCCGCGCCTGCTGGAACAACTGCGCATCGCTCATGGCGACGGCAGCTTCGGCCGTACCCTGCAACAGCTGGCAAAGGTCGACGTCCTGGTGCTGGACGACTGGGCGCTAGCCCCGCTGGAGGAAGGAGCCCGGCATGACCTGCTGGAGGTGATCGACGACCGCGCTGGCAGCCGCTCCACCATCCTGACGAGCCAACTGCCCATCGAGCACTGGCACGGCTGGATCAACGACCCGACCCTGGCCGATGCCATCCTCGACCGCCTGGTGCACAACGCCTACCGACTGACGATGAAAGGCGAGTCGCTGCGCCGAAAAAAAGCCGAGGAACAAGCCGCATCGTGA
- the istA gene encoding IS21 family transposase, translated as MAAPRVAMRNIKECLRLKFEAGLSHEKIARALQLSKGVVSKYIAAARVAGLDWPALVAMDEAALAAALFAPTSTNKPRGERVLPDVLSIHRELRRKGVTLQLLWEEYLAAHAGQPTYRYTQFVEHYRRYAQTLKRSMRQLHRAGEKLFIDYAGPTLPVVDPATGEVRRAHIFVAALGASNYTYACATPGETQVDWLTSLGQALTYFGGVPEMVVPDNPRALVAQPDRYEPGLNRATLECARHYQTVILPARPRKPQDKAKAEVAVQVVERWIMARLRHRQFFSLHALNQAIAELLEDLNRRPFKRLDGCRRDWFERLDRPALRALPVHPYEVATFKRCKVSIDYHIEVNGSFYSVPSALARQNVDVRLTAHTLEVLHGNRRVASHLLLGRRGAYSTQREHMPAAHQAHREWTPQRLLDWGARIGPYTRQLIDHQLTHKPHPEMGYRACLGLLSLARRYGNARLEAAAERAVHLRAFTGRSVRNLLQQGLDQQPLPQRAAETTLPGDHENVRGADYYQPPQQELFDDAATHPESTAPATPGRHGPRPGRAMDAAGQPQPELR; from the coding sequence ATGGCGGCGCCGCGAGTAGCCATGCGAAACATCAAAGAATGTCTGCGCCTCAAGTTTGAGGCCGGCTTGTCCCACGAGAAGATTGCCCGTGCCTTGCAGCTGTCCAAGGGCGTGGTTAGCAAGTACATCGCGGCGGCGCGGGTGGCCGGGCTGGACTGGCCGGCGCTGGTGGCCATGGACGAGGCCGCGCTGGCGGCCGCCTTGTTTGCACCGACGTCGACGAACAAGCCGCGCGGTGAGCGAGTGCTGCCCGATGTGCTGAGCATCCACCGCGAGTTGCGACGCAAGGGCGTGACCTTGCAGCTGCTGTGGGAGGAATATCTCGCCGCGCATGCGGGCCAGCCGACCTACCGCTACACCCAGTTCGTCGAGCACTACCGGCGCTACGCCCAGACGCTCAAACGTTCGATGCGTCAGCTGCACCGTGCGGGCGAGAAGCTATTCATCGACTATGCCGGGCCGACGCTGCCGGTGGTCGACCCGGCCACCGGCGAAGTGCGCCGGGCGCACATCTTCGTCGCCGCCCTGGGCGCCTCGAATTACACCTATGCCTGCGCGACGCCAGGCGAAACCCAGGTGGACTGGCTGACCTCGCTGGGCCAGGCTCTGACCTACTTTGGCGGCGTGCCGGAAATGGTTGTGCCGGACAATCCGCGCGCCCTGGTCGCCCAGCCGGATCGCTACGAGCCGGGCCTGAACCGGGCCACGCTGGAGTGCGCGCGTCATTACCAGACGGTGATCCTGCCGGCACGGCCACGCAAGCCTCAGGACAAGGCCAAGGCCGAGGTGGCGGTGCAGGTGGTCGAGCGCTGGATCATGGCGCGGCTGCGCCATCGGCAGTTCTTCAGCCTGCATGCGCTTAACCAGGCCATCGCCGAGCTGCTGGAGGATCTGAATCGGCGCCCGTTCAAGCGGCTCGATGGCTGCCGGCGCGACTGGTTCGAGCGCCTGGATCGCCCGGCCTTGCGAGCGCTGCCGGTGCATCCCTACGAGGTCGCCACCTTCAAGCGCTGCAAGGTCAGCATCGACTACCACATCGAGGTCAATGGCAGCTTCTACAGCGTGCCCTCCGCCCTGGCCCGGCAGAACGTGGACGTGCGACTGACGGCACACACCCTGGAAGTGCTGCATGGCAACCGGCGGGTGGCCAGCCACCTGCTGCTGGGGCGACGCGGCGCTTACAGTACCCAGCGCGAGCACATGCCCGCGGCGCACCAGGCGCATCGCGAATGGACGCCACAACGCCTGCTCGACTGGGGCGCGCGGATCGGCCCCTACACGCGCCAACTGATCGATCACCAACTGACCCACAAGCCGCACCCGGAGATGGGCTACCGCGCCTGCCTCGGCCTGCTCTCGCTGGCCCGGCGCTATGGCAATGCACGCCTGGAAGCCGCTGCCGAACGTGCCGTACACCTGCGCGCCTTCACCGGGCGCAGCGTGCGCAACCTGCTCCAGCAAGGCCTGGATCAACAGCCGCTGCCCCAGCGTGCCGCCGAAACGACCTTACCCGGCGACCACGAGAACGTCCGTGGCGCCGACTACTACCAACCCCCGCAACAGGAGCTGTTCGATGATGCCGCAACACACCCTGAATCAACTGCACCAGCTACGCCTGGACGGCATGGCCCGCGCCCTGGAAGAGCAATGGACGCTGCCGGCCAGCCACAGCCTGAGCTTCGATGA
- a CDS encoding flagellin domain-containing protein — MALTVNTNVTSLNVQKNLNRASDSLSTSMTRLSSGLKINSAKDDAAGLQIATRMTSQIRGQTMAIKNANDGISIAQTAEGAMQESTNILQRMRELAVQSRNDSNGTADRTALDKEFSQMSAELTRIAKSTNLNGKNLIDGTAGTMTFQVGSNTGATNQITITLASGFDAATLSVDSGAISISANSSGQAETNTSAAINAIDKALQTINSSRADLGAAQNRLTSTISNLQNINENASAALGRVQDTDFAAETAQLTKQQTLQQASTAVLAQANQLPSAVLKLLQ, encoded by the coding sequence ATGGCTTTAACAGTAAACACTAACGTCACGTCGTTGAACGTTCAGAAAAACCTGAACCGCGCTTCCGACTCTCTGTCGACTTCGATGACTCGCCTGTCTTCCGGCCTGAAAATCAACAGCGCAAAAGACGACGCCGCCGGCCTGCAGATCGCTACCCGTATGACTTCGCAGATCCGTGGTCAGACCATGGCGATCAAAAACGCCAACGACGGTATCTCCATCGCCCAGACCGCTGAAGGCGCGATGCAAGAATCCACCAACATCCTGCAGCGTATGCGTGAACTGGCTGTTCAGTCGCGAAACGACTCCAACGGCACTGCAGACCGTACCGCTCTGGACAAAGAATTCTCTCAGATGTCCGCTGAGCTGACTCGTATTGCCAAGTCGACCAACCTGAACGGCAAGAACCTGATCGACGGTACCGCTGGCACCATGACCTTCCAGGTCGGTTCCAACACCGGTGCTACCAACCAGATCACTATCACCCTGGCCAGCGGCTTCGACGCTGCGACCCTGAGCGTGGATTCGGGCGCCATCTCCATCAGCGCCAACTCCAGCGGCCAGGCTGAAACCAACACCAGCGCCGCGATCAACGCGATCGACAAAGCGCTGCAGACCATCAACTCCAGCCGTGCCGACCTCGGTGCTGCACAGAACCGTCTGACCAGCACCATCTCCAACCTGCAGAACATCAACGAAAACGCCAGTGCTGCACTGGGTCGCGTACAAGATACCGACTTCGCTGCTGAAACTGCCCAGCTGACCAAGCAGCAGACTCTGCAACAAGCTTCGACCGCAGTTCTGGCCCAGGCCAACCAACTGCCATCCGCTGTACTGAAACTGCTTCAGTAA
- a CDS encoding flagellar protein FlaG, whose product MDMSVKLNLSYPAAKPVTPVTDKPVEKPREVVPAVVETASQDSKKDARAEQEKLKMAVQEIEKFVQSVKRNLEFSIDEPSGQVVVKVIASDSGEVVRQIPNEEVLRLANSLNDASSLLFSAKV is encoded by the coding sequence ATGGATATGAGCGTGAAGCTGAACTTGTCTTATCCAGCGGCCAAGCCGGTGACGCCAGTCACTGACAAGCCAGTCGAGAAGCCTCGAGAGGTGGTCCCGGCTGTGGTCGAAACCGCCAGTCAGGACAGTAAGAAAGACGCTCGGGCCGAGCAGGAAAAGTTGAAGATGGCCGTCCAGGAAATTGAAAAATTCGTCCAGTCGGTCAAGCGTAACCTGGAGTTCTCGATCGATGAGCCCTCCGGTCAGGTTGTGGTCAAAGTGATCGCCAGTGATTCGGGAGAGGTGGTTCGGCAGATCCCCAACGAAGAAGTGCTGAGATTGGCCAATAGCTTGAATGACGCCAGTAGCCTGCTGTTCAGCGCCAAGGTCTGA
- the fliD gene encoding flagellar filament capping protein FliD, protein MASPILPGTGLGSGLDTGAIVKALVAADKAAKQGQIDRATSTNSASISGIGTLQSLLSSFQSTLGVAGLGSSVNPAFTGFAATSSDSKFVDATAGNDAVAGKYRVEVKNLATSSKVASAAFSGGTSSAIPSGTLTITQNGINYPLTIGANATLQSVRDAINSDSKMSTSGLSANIVTDSFGSRLVVGSDKSGAGSDISVSGIAGLEIDGSKVMPDGSTTNPVSATSSGSIGGLAKDASFSVDGMQLTSKSNTVTQAISGLKLNLVAVTTAPITVTVATNTEGLKTSIQKFVDAYNAVANGISTLTKPSLDDNGKPTVPAQLTGDPLPRSILAAIREPLSQVGAGDKLTVLAQLGITTNQKTGALDFDDKKFTSAMNDKKLGGEVQKLFSGDGTKPGLLDRMSDAIKPFTQGVGTTEGILTTRTKNLDLTKKKLSDQQDALDRRVATLTAVLTKKYNDMDTLVGKLKATASNITSMFDALNAQKKG, encoded by the coding sequence ATGGCAAGTCCAATTCTACCGGGTACTGGTTTGGGTTCTGGTCTCGATACGGGTGCTATCGTCAAGGCGCTCGTGGCGGCTGACAAAGCGGCCAAGCAGGGTCAGATCGATCGTGCGACCAGCACTAATAGCGCCAGTATTTCTGGTATCGGGACCTTGCAGTCGTTGCTGTCGTCCTTTCAGAGCACTCTGGGGGTTGCTGGGCTCGGAAGCTCGGTCAATCCTGCCTTTACCGGCTTTGCGGCAACTTCCAGCGACAGCAAGTTCGTCGATGCCACTGCGGGTAACGATGCAGTAGCAGGTAAGTACAGAGTTGAGGTGAAGAACCTTGCAACCTCGTCGAAAGTGGCAAGTGCGGCTTTCTCCGGGGGCACTTCCAGTGCTATTCCGAGTGGTACCCTGACCATCACTCAAAATGGCATTAATTATCCGTTAACTATCGGTGCGAACGCGACCTTGCAGTCCGTGCGTGATGCGATCAACTCTGACTCCAAGATGTCGACTTCCGGGTTGAGTGCAAACATCGTGACCGACTCCTTTGGTTCGCGGCTGGTGGTGGGCTCCGATAAGAGCGGGGCGGGCTCTGATATTTCCGTCAGCGGCATTGCTGGTCTGGAAATCGACGGCAGTAAGGTGATGCCTGATGGCTCTACTACCAATCCCGTCAGCGCAACCTCTTCAGGCTCCATTGGCGGTTTGGCCAAGGACGCTTCGTTCAGTGTCGATGGCATGCAGCTGACCAGTAAAAGCAACACGGTCACGCAGGCTATTTCCGGCCTCAAGCTCAATCTGGTGGCAGTGACCACCGCGCCTATCACTGTGACTGTTGCTACCAACACCGAGGGTCTCAAGACTTCCATTCAGAAGTTTGTCGACGCCTACAACGCGGTGGCCAATGGCATCAGTACGCTGACCAAGCCTTCTCTGGACGACAATGGCAAGCCGACGGTGCCCGCTCAGTTGACGGGCGACCCATTGCCGCGTTCGATTCTGGCAGCCATTCGTGAGCCTCTGTCACAAGTCGGGGCGGGCGACAAGCTCACTGTTCTGGCGCAGTTGGGGATTACCACCAACCAGAAAACCGGTGCGCTCGACTTTGACGACAAGAAATTCACCTCGGCCATGAACGACAAGAAGCTCGGTGGTGAGGTGCAGAAGCTGTTTTCGGGTGATGGTACCAAGCCAGGGCTGCTGGATCGGATGAGCGATGCCATCAAGCCTTTCACTCAAGGTGTCGGCACGACCGAAGGGATTCTGACGACTCGAACCAAGAACCTGGACCTGACCAAGAAGAAGCTCAGTGATCAGCAGGACGCTCTTGACCGTCGAGTGGCGACGCTGACCGCAGTACTGACCAAGAAGTACAACGACATGGATACCCTGGTGGGCAAGTTGAAGGCCACTGCCAGTAACATCACCTCGATGTTCGACGCGTTGAACGCACAGAAAAAAGGCTAA
- the fliS gene encoding flagellar export chaperone FliS, translating to MNPMLALRQYQKVGAQAQTSEASPHRLVQMLMEGGLDRIAQAKGAMERKDIANKGVFISKAIGIIGGLREGLDLENSMDTLADLDSLYAYMMTRLAEANIKTDPKILDEVAGLLRTVKDGWDAIAAPGPQF from the coding sequence ATGAATCCGATGTTAGCCCTTCGGCAGTATCAGAAAGTCGGCGCGCAGGCGCAGACCTCCGAGGCCAGTCCACATCGTCTGGTGCAGATGTTGATGGAAGGTGGCCTGGATCGTATCGCGCAGGCCAAGGGTGCGATGGAGCGCAAGGATATTGCCAACAAGGGCGTGTTCATCAGCAAAGCCATCGGCATTATCGGCGGCTTGCGCGAAGGCCTGGATCTGGAAAACTCCATGGACACTCTGGCTGACCTGGACAGTCTTTATGCGTACATGATGACGCGTCTGGCTGAAGCCAATATCAAGACTGATCCGAAGATCCTTGATGAGGTTGCCGGTCTGCTGCGTACGGTCAAGGATGGCTGGGATGCCATCGCTGCACCGGGTCCGCAGTTCTGA
- a CDS encoding sigma-54 dependent transcriptional regulator produces MWRETKILLIDDDSVRRRDLAVILNFLGEENLPCGSHDWQQAVGSLSSSREVICVLIGTVNAPGALLGLLKTLSTWDEFLPVLLMGENSSIDLPEDQRRRVLSTLEMPPSYSKLLDSLHRAQVYREMYDQARERGRHREPNLFRSLVGTSRAIQHVRQMMQQVADTDASVLILGESGTGKEVVARNLHYHSKRRDAPFVPVNCGAIPAELLESELFGHEKGAFTGAITSRAGRFELANGGTLFLDEIGDMPLPMQVKLLRVLQERTFERVGSNKTQGVDVRIIAATHKNLESMIEVGTFREDLYYRLNVFPIEMAPLRERVEDIPLLMNELISRMEHEKRGSIRFNSAAIMSLCRHGWPGNVRELANLVERMAIMHPYGVIGVVELPKKFRYVDDEDEQLVDSLRSDLEERVAINGHAPDFTATAMLPPEGLDLKDYLGSLEQGLIQQALDDANGIVARAAERLRIRRTTLVEKMRKYGMSRREGDEQADD; encoded by the coding sequence ATGTGGCGTGAAACCAAAATTCTGCTGATCGATGACGATAGCGTACGCCGCCGCGACTTGGCGGTGATTTTAAATTTTCTCGGTGAAGAAAATTTACCCTGCGGTAGCCATGACTGGCAGCAGGCTGTCGGCTCTTTGTCGTCAAGTCGTGAAGTGATTTGCGTCCTCATCGGGACCGTAAATGCTCCTGGTGCGCTTCTGGGCCTGTTAAAGACACTCTCGACCTGGGATGAGTTCCTTCCGGTTTTGTTAATGGGCGAAAATTCTTCCATCGACTTGCCAGAAGACCAGCGTCGTCGAGTGCTTTCCACTCTGGAAATGCCCCCCAGCTACAGCAAGTTGCTTGATTCCTTGCACCGTGCCCAGGTCTATCGTGAGATGTACGATCAGGCCCGCGAGCGCGGCCGTCACCGCGAGCCCAACCTGTTTCGCAGCCTGGTAGGCACCAGTCGCGCTATCCAGCATGTGCGGCAGATGATGCAGCAGGTCGCGGATACCGACGCCAGTGTGTTGATCCTCGGAGAGTCGGGAACCGGCAAGGAAGTGGTGGCGCGCAATCTGCACTATCACTCCAAGCGCCGTGATGCGCCTTTCGTTCCGGTCAATTGCGGAGCTATCCCGGCCGAGTTGCTGGAAAGCGAGTTGTTTGGTCACGAGAAGGGGGCGTTCACAGGAGCCATTACCAGCCGTGCCGGTCGCTTCGAACTGGCCAATGGCGGCACTCTGTTCCTGGATGAAATTGGCGATATGCCGTTGCCGATGCAGGTCAAGCTGCTACGGGTGCTGCAGGAGCGGACCTTCGAGCGTGTGGGGAGCAACAAGACCCAGGGTGTCGATGTGCGAATCATAGCCGCCACCCACAAAAACCTGGAAAGCATGATCGAGGTCGGAACCTTCCGTGAGGATCTGTACTACCGCCTCAATGTGTTTCCCATCGAGATGGCGCCGCTGCGTGAGCGAGTGGAAGATATTCCGCTGCTGATGAATGAATTGATTTCGCGCATGGAGCATGAGAAGCGCGGTTCGATTCGTTTCAACTCCGCCGCCATCATGTCGCTGTGCAGGCATGGCTGGCCGGGCAACGTCCGGGAGCTGGCCAACCTGGTGGAGCGCATGGCGATCATGCATCCATACGGGGTGATTGGTGTGGTCGAGCTGCCCAAGAAATTCCGCTACGTCGATGATGAAGACGAGCAATTGGTGGATAGCTTGCGTAGCGACCTGGAAGAGCGAGTGGCGATCAATGGTCATGCGCCGGACTTCACCGCCACTGCCATGCTGCCGCCGGAAGGCCTGGATCTGAAGGATTACCTCGGTAGTCTGGAACAGGGGTTGATCCAGCAAGCCCTGGACGATGCCAATGGCATCGTGGCGCGTGCCGCCGAGCGCTTGCGCATCCGTCGTACCACCCTGGTGGAGAAGATGCGCAAGTACGGCATGAGCCGTCGTGAAGGTGATGAACAGGCGGATGATTGA
- a CDS encoding sensor histidine kinase yields the protein MSPVPDAPGTSSSVEQASRLGLEQAFALFNQMSSQLTDSYSMLEARVTELKGELAVVSAQRMQELAEKERLANRLQNLLDLLPGGVIVIDGQGIVSEANPAACDLLGLPLEGELWRNIIARSFAPREDDGHEISLRDGRRLSIATRSLDAEPGQLVLLNDLTETRHLQDQLARHERLSSLGKMVASLAHQIRTPLSAALLYASHLTEQELPLATHQRFAGRLKERLHELEHQVRDMLVFARGELPLTDRLSPKSLLQSLQAAALTHVQDVAVRWQCDSHQGELLCNRDTLVGALLNLIENAVQASAGAARLKVHLYTRGDTLRLCISDSGSGIDAAVLERLGEPFFTTKANGTGLGLTVVKAVARAHQGELSLRSRPGRGTCALVTLPLFSSAHGVE from the coding sequence ATGTCTCCTGTCCCCGATGCACCGGGGACATCGTCGTCCGTAGAGCAGGCGAGTCGGCTGGGTCTTGAGCAGGCCTTCGCCTTGTTCAACCAGATGTCGAGCCAACTTACTGACTCCTACAGCATGCTCGAGGCCAGGGTGACCGAGCTCAAGGGCGAGCTGGCCGTGGTCAGCGCCCAGCGCATGCAGGAACTGGCGGAAAAAGAGCGTCTGGCCAACCGTCTGCAGAATCTTCTCGATCTGTTGCCGGGTGGCGTCATCGTTATCGATGGCCAGGGGATCGTCAGCGAGGCCAACCCGGCGGCCTGTGATCTTTTGGGCTTGCCCCTGGAAGGCGAGCTTTGGCGCAACATCATCGCCCGCAGCTTTGCACCCCGCGAGGACGATGGTCATGAAATTTCTCTGCGCGACGGTCGGCGCCTGTCGATTGCTACCCGTTCGCTGGATGCCGAGCCGGGGCAACTGGTGTTGCTCAACGACTTGACTGAAACCCGTCATCTGCAGGATCAACTGGCTCGTCACGAGCGCCTGTCCTCCCTGGGCAAGATGGTCGCCTCCCTGGCGCATCAGATTCGCACCCCTCTTTCGGCGGCCTTGCTGTATGCCAGCCACCTCACCGAGCAGGAGCTGCCACTGGCCACCCATCAGCGTTTCGCCGGGCGGCTCAAGGAGCGCTTGCATGAGCTGGAGCATCAGGTGCGCGACATGCTGGTATTCGCCCGTGGCGAATTGCCCCTGACCGATCGACTGTCCCCCAAATCGCTGCTGCAGTCGTTGCAGGCAGCCGCCCTGACGCATGTCCAGGACGTTGCCGTGCGCTGGCAGTGCGACAGTCATCAAGGGGAGTTGCTGTGCAATCGCGACACCCTGGTTGGTGCCTTGCTCAATCTGATCGAAAACGCCGTGCAGGCCAGTGCGGGTGCGGCGCGACTCAAAGTGCACCTGTATACCCGGGGTGACACCCTCAGGTTGTGCATCAGTGACAGTGGCAGCGGAATTGACGCTGCGGTTCTGGAGCGCTTGGGCGAGCCGTTTTTCACCACCAAGGCCAATGGCACCGGGCTTGGTCTGACCGTGGTCAAGGCGGTGGCCCGTGCTCATCAGGGAGAATTGTCCCTGCGTTCGCGTCCTGGGCGCGGTACTTGTGCGCTGGTGACGCTGCCGCTGTTCTCCAGTGCTCATGGAGTGGAGTGA
- a CDS encoding sigma-54-dependent transcriptional regulator has product MAIKVLLVEDDRALREALADTLLLAGHDYQAVGSAEEALEAVAVESFSLVVSDVNMPGMDGHQLLGLLRARQPQLPVLLMTAHGAVERAVEAMRQGAADYLVKPFEPKALLELVARHALGCLGASDGEGPVAFEPASAQLLELAARVARSDSTVLISGESGTGKEVLARYIHQHSHRASQPFIAINCAAIPDNMLEATLFGHEKGSFTGAIAAQPGKFEQADGGTILLDEISEMPLGLQAKLLRVLQEREVERVGARKPITLDIRVVATTNRDLAGEVAAGRFREDLYYRLSVFPLAWRPLRERTADILPLAERLLAKHVNKMKHAAARLSAEAQACLLAYPWPGNVRELDNAMQRALILQQGGLIQPEDFCLAGPVACAPLPALSVAGQSAPRGVVNAVEGAPQESGGLGDDLRRREFQMIIDTLRSERGRRKEAAERLGISPRTLRYKLAQMRDAGMDVDAYLFAT; this is encoded by the coding sequence ATGGCAATCAAGGTTCTACTGGTCGAAGACGATCGTGCTTTGCGCGAAGCCCTGGCGGATACCCTGCTGCTGGCCGGTCATGACTACCAGGCGGTTGGCAGTGCGGAAGAGGCGCTGGAAGCGGTAGCCGTCGAGTCCTTCAGTCTGGTGGTCAGTGATGTGAACATGCCGGGTATGGACGGCCACCAGTTGCTGGGGCTGCTGCGTGCCCGTCAGCCGCAACTGCCGGTGTTGCTGATGACCGCTCACGGCGCCGTCGAGCGTGCCGTGGAGGCCATGCGCCAGGGAGCTGCCGATTATCTGGTCAAGCCCTTCGAGCCCAAGGCGTTGCTGGAGCTGGTGGCTCGTCATGCCTTGGGTTGCCTGGGAGCAAGTGACGGTGAGGGGCCGGTGGCTTTCGAGCCGGCCAGTGCCCAGTTGCTGGAGTTGGCCGCGCGCGTGGCTCGCAGTGATTCCACGGTGCTGATCTCCGGCGAGTCGGGCACCGGCAAGGAAGTGCTGGCGCGCTATATCCATCAGCATTCCCATCGGGCCAGCCAGCCTTTCATTGCCATTAACTGCGCAGCGATTCCCGACAACATGCTTGAAGCCACCTTGTTCGGGCATGAGAAAGGATCCTTTACCGGTGCCATTGCGGCCCAGCCTGGCAAGTTCGAGCAGGCCGATGGCGGCACCATCCTTTTGGATGAAATCTCCGAAATGCCCCTGGGGCTGCAGGCCAAGTTGCTGCGGGTCTTGCAGGAGCGCGAGGTGGAGCGGGTTGGCGCCCGCAAGCCGATCACCCTGGATATCCGAGTAGTGGCCACCACCAACCGCGATCTGGCGGGGGAGGTGGCGGCCGGGCGCTTCCGTGAAGACCTATACTATCGCCTGTCGGTATTTCCCCTGGCGTGGCGCCCGCTGCGCGAGCGGACCGCCGATATCCTGCCGCTGGCCGAGCGATTGTTGGCCAAGCACGTCAATAAAATGAAGCATGCGGCTGCCAGACTCTCTGCCGAGGCTCAGGCCTGCCTGCTGGCTTATCCCTGGCCGGGCAACGTTCGCGAGCTGGACAATGCCATGCAGCGAGCCCTGATCCTGCAGCAAGGGGGGCTGATCCAGCCGGAGGACTTCTGTCTGGCCGGGCCGGTCGCCTGCGCGCCACTGCCGGCTTTGTCGGTGGCCGGTCAGTCGGCGCCGCGCGGCGTGGTCAACGCCGTTGAGGGGGCGCCTCAGGAGTCGGGCGGCCTGGGCGACGATCTGCGGCGCCGGGAATTCCAGATGATCATCGATACCTTGCGTTCCGAGCGCGGGCGTCGCAAGGAAGCGGCGGAGCGATTGGGGATCAGTCCGCGCACCCTGCGTTACAAGTTGGCGCAGATGCGTGACGCCGGAATGGATGTCGATGCCTATCTGTTTGCTACTTGA
- the fliE gene encoding flagellar hook-basal body complex protein FliE codes for MSQGVEFNRLMLDMRAMQMDAMSQPKSAAVAEVGGSSFADMLGQAVNKVNDTQQASNQLASAFEIGKSGVDLTDVMISSQKASVSFQALTQVRNKLVQAYQDIMQMPV; via the coding sequence ATGAGCCAAGGTGTTGAATTTAATCGGTTGATGCTGGATATGCGGGCCATGCAGATGGACGCGATGTCGCAGCCTAAATCCGCCGCAGTGGCAGAAGTCGGCGGCAGTAGCTTCGCGGACATGCTTGGTCAGGCCGTGAACAAGGTCAATGACACTCAGCAGGCTTCCAATCAGCTGGCCAGCGCTTTTGAAATTGGCAAAAGCGGTGTCGACCTGACTGACGTGATGATTTCCTCGCAGAAGGCCAGTGTGTCTTTTCAAGCTTTGACCCAGGTGCGCAACAAGCTGGTTCAAGCGTATCAAGACATCATGCAGATGCCGGTTTAA